A window of Apium graveolens cultivar Ventura chromosome 8, ASM990537v1, whole genome shotgun sequence contains these coding sequences:
- the LOC141680978 gene encoding protein FAR1-RELATED SEQUENCE 5-like, whose translation MTMTNVEESGSQSHPHIESSDSEQSECEKDSEESECEQDSEQSKGETSSESSDEDLEESNNENGCESTCFVSVDGRELWTPKCDNKHKPQTNQYFSTFEEAVKFYKEYGRACGFAVRKSTKRTNGRGTLLARQVICNRGGNPDRSTCKVSSETIGNGPKKTRRTTSRRCNCKARIVLKPVRTGGLVIMGFNEEHNHPLASGAEKMFLKCNRNVFVPHQNLIMDCARVNIGATKAFSLAKERAGSYEKVGATLTDFKNFARDVKARIGKHDSDMILAKFKLKKESSQNTFYYDYKVDRKGHLTGLFWTDAIGQANFDVFGDIVSFDPTFRTNRYNMVFVPFTAVNNHWKNFTFAAGLLISVMPLKRL comes from the exons ATGACTATGACTAACGTTGAAGAATCAG GTTCTCAATCCCATCCTCATATTGAAAGCTCTGACTCTGAACAATCGGAATGTGAAAAAGATTCCGAAGAATCAGAATGTGAACAAGATTCTGAACAATCAAAAGGGGAGACCAGTAGTGAAAGCTCAGATGAAGATTTGGAGGAATCAAATAATGAAAATGGGTGTGAGTCTACATGTTTTGTTTCCGTGGATGGTAGAGAACTTTGGACACCAAAATGTGACAACAAGCACAAACCACAAACAAATCAGTATTTTTCAACTTTTGAAGAAGCTGTTAAATTTTATAAGGAATACGGCCGCGCTTGTGGATTTGCTGTTCGAAAGTCGACTAAGAGAACTAATGGTCGTGGTACTTTATTGGCCAGACAAGTTATTTGTAACCGTGGTGGCAATCCAGATAGGAGCACTTGTAAAGTATCAAGTGAAACTATTGGGAACGGGCCGAAGAAAACCAGACGAACAACATCTCGTAGATGTAATTGCAAAGCTCGGATAGTTTTGAAACCTGTAAGAACCGGAGGTTTGGTTATAATGGGTTTTAACGAAGAACACAATCATCCTCTAGCATCTGGAGCTGAGAAAATGTTTTTAAAATGCAACAGGAATGTATTTGTTCCTCACCAGAACCTTATAATGGATTGTGCAAGAGTCAATATAGGTGCAACAAAAGCATTCTCTTTAGCAAAAGAACGAGCTGGATCATATGAAAAAGTGGGTGCTACGTTAACCGATTTTAAGAATTTTGCTAGAGACGTAAAAGCTCGTATTGGAAAGCATGATTCTGATATGATTTTGGCCAAGTTTAAATTAAAGAAGGAGAGCTCTCAAAATACATTTTACTATGACTATAAGGTTGATAGGAAGGGCCACTTGACCGGTCTTTTTTGGACAGATGCAATTGGGCAAGCAAATTTTGATGTGTTTGGCGATATAGTTTCATTTGACCCTACTTTTCGGACTAATAG ATATAACATGGTATTTGTACCTTTTACCGCTGTTAACAATCATTGGAAGAATTTTACGTTTGCTGCTGGTCTATTG ATCAGTGTGATGCCATTAAAAAGGCTTTAA